Proteins co-encoded in one bacterium genomic window:
- a CDS encoding DUF1313 domain-containing protein, whose product MGNNLRKDFRWWAVSHHTKYLQKKIMDEVQKKPTAEKDEENMQDQEENAIVDRLFRSFEDLEKAIGSARKTLEERGEVPEEVVARLNSYDTILDKQRKLAHRLCENIKKGDWDEVTRQVGLINGLSGMIRDDARAILSSLSLNSDDEVSTDKMHFC is encoded by the coding sequence ATGGGCAATAACTTACGTAAGGATTTCAGATGGTGGGCAGTCTCTCATCATACGAAATATTTGCAGAAGAAAATCATGGACGAAGTGCAGAAAAAACCTACAGCAGAAAAGGATGAGGAAAATATGCAAGACCAAGAAGAAAATGCAATTGTAGATCGCCTTTTTCGTTCGTTCGAAGACCTTGAAAAGGCTATTGGCAGCGCTCGGAAAACACTCGAAGAGCGAGGAGAAGTACCAGAGGAAGTTGTTGCACGATTGAATTCGTACGACACCATCCTGGACAAACAACGGAAACTCGCCCATCGACTCTGCGAGAATATCAAAAAGGGAGATTGGGACGAGGTGACTCGTCAAGTCGGACTGATCAATGGTCTCTCTGGAATGATACGAGATGACGCTCGAGCCATCCTATCGTCACTCTCTTTAAATAGTGATGATGAGGTCTCAACAGATAAAATGCATTTCTGTTAA
- a CDS encoding insulinase family protein, with translation MLTLYKSFLFFILFPLITCLPFSHADSNEQAGDKLLSVQSFERLEEGVEEFVLDNGLRVLFYTRDVAPVFSGVVSVRVGGVNEVLGKTGASHLFEHLAFKGTPEIGTSNYERERELLKELEKLYGKSDFGEALSSEELAMKTSLLDELNRLWRVEEFTNLYRKWGAHGMNATTGKELTNYFTSFPVTSFEFWCWMESERLMRPVARQFFKERDVVIEERRGRYENSPSGKLYEHLLSQAFQRHPYRNPVIGYEGDIRRIQPQDVLDLHKKYYVASNIVVSIVGALSSDQALPIIEKYFGRVLRGPRPEGPTEIEPKQNGEKRFTVIHDAEPSLFIGYKKPVYPDPQDVAISLFLEYAMGSRVSPIFRELVLEKKIASSLGFFEAPSVAYPNLAVIYGEPTASHSNQTLLRAFDKSLRELLQQEVPAEELTIIKRTLMKNAMLGLVSNMGLAKQLAELEQQFGSWRVMFDWYSQMLAATPEEVRSVAQELLTKKTRTVGFLSRKDGNL, from the coding sequence ATGCTGACTCTTTATAAAAGTTTTTTATTTTTCATTCTTTTCCCTCTGATAACTTGTCTTCCTTTTTCTCACGCTGATTCCAACGAGCAAGCGGGCGATAAGCTTCTCAGTGTGCAGTCTTTCGAACGACTTGAAGAGGGTGTAGAGGAGTTCGTTTTAGACAATGGTTTGCGGGTATTGTTTTATACGCGAGATGTTGCTCCTGTGTTCTCGGGAGTCGTCTCGGTACGGGTAGGGGGAGTGAATGAAGTGCTCGGCAAGACGGGAGCCTCACACTTGTTTGAACACCTTGCGTTTAAGGGAACTCCAGAAATCGGAACCTCTAACTATGAGCGGGAAAGAGAGCTGTTAAAAGAGCTTGAGAAGCTCTACGGGAAAAGTGACTTCGGGGAAGCGCTCTCAAGTGAAGAACTTGCGATGAAGACAAGTCTCTTGGATGAGTTAAACCGTCTATGGAGGGTAGAAGAATTCACGAATCTCTACCGGAAGTGGGGTGCTCATGGGATGAACGCGACCACGGGGAAGGAGTTAACAAATTACTTCACGAGCTTTCCGGTTACTTCTTTTGAATTTTGGTGCTGGATGGAGTCAGAGAGGCTAATGCGTCCGGTCGCCCGCCAGTTTTTTAAAGAGCGCGATGTTGTCATAGAGGAGCGTCGGGGGAGATATGAGAATAGCCCGTCTGGAAAGTTGTATGAGCACTTATTAAGCCAGGCGTTTCAACGGCACCCTTACCGCAATCCAGTAATTGGGTATGAAGGGGATATTCGTCGTATTCAGCCGCAAGACGTTTTGGATCTCCATAAAAAGTACTACGTTGCTTCTAACATTGTAGTGAGTATCGTTGGTGCACTATCAAGTGATCAGGCTTTGCCCATTATCGAAAAGTACTTTGGCCGGGTCTTGCGCGGACCGCGTCCAGAGGGCCCGACGGAAATTGAGCCGAAACAAAATGGTGAGAAGCGATTTACAGTCATTCATGATGCAGAGCCGTCTCTGTTTATCGGTTACAAAAAACCCGTGTATCCCGATCCACAGGACGTAGCAATTTCTCTTTTTCTCGAGTATGCAATGGGCAGCCGAGTGTCTCCAATTTTTCGCGAGCTGGTTCTTGAGAAAAAGATTGCTTCAAGCCTTGGGTTTTTTGAAGCTCCTAGCGTTGCATATCCCAATTTGGCCGTGATCTATGGTGAGCCCACGGCATCGCATTCTAATCAAACTCTACTGCGGGCATTCGACAAGAGCCTTCGAGAACTTCTTCAGCAGGAAGTCCCTGCTGAAGAGCTGACGATTATCAAGAGGACGTTGATGAAAAATGCGATGCTGGGTCTGGTGAGTAATATGGGCCTTGCAAAACAGCTCGCTGAGTTGGAGCAGCAGTTTGGTAGTTGGCGTGTCATGTTTGACTGGTATTCACAAATGTTAGCAGCCACCCCAGAAGAAGTAAGGAGTGTGGCGCAAGAGCTGTTAACGAAAAAAACTCGTACCGTCGGCTTTCTTTCACGAAAGGATGGCAATCTATGA
- a CDS encoding glycosyltransferase, giving the protein MKILFLAPQPFYQERGTPIAVRLASEVIARRHDVRVTLMTYQEGTDVPIPNVSHVRVSPIPALSNIQPGFSLKKLYTDLFFFGAILKALWKNRNDQFELIHAVEESVFMALVIKWALGIPYIYDMDSSLSLQIIEKMPWCKFLEPLLQWLENLAIRNSVAVVPVCDALAILAESGGSKRTQILPDISLLDYNHSTDPATDSSLASDEPDLRREADIPDDASIILYVGNLEKYQGIDLLIEGFAHVHLKHPNAYLLIIGGTDRHITAYREKILRLEIPSKRAQLLGPRPVAMLSAYLMQADILTSPRTLGNNTPMKVYSYLHAGIPLLATKLPTHTQVLTDEVAQLAEPRPDEFGEALDTLLTSRTRRDEISTNARKLAEEKYTFEVFERKLNRLYDGVHSDIKEEPATSFQRRS; this is encoded by the coding sequence ATGAAGATCCTATTTCTTGCTCCACAACCATTTTACCAAGAGCGCGGCACGCCAATCGCGGTTCGCCTTGCTTCTGAAGTGATCGCGAGACGACACGATGTTCGCGTCACCCTTATGACCTATCAAGAGGGTACAGACGTACCAATTCCGAATGTGTCCCATGTTCGAGTCTCTCCAATTCCAGCGCTCTCGAATATCCAACCAGGCTTCTCGCTCAAGAAGCTCTATACCGACCTGTTTTTCTTCGGTGCTATCCTCAAGGCGCTTTGGAAAAATCGAAATGACCAGTTTGAACTCATCCATGCGGTAGAAGAATCCGTATTTATGGCGCTCGTCATCAAGTGGGCTTTAGGAATTCCCTATATTTACGACATGGATTCAAGTCTCTCACTCCAGATTATTGAGAAAATGCCGTGGTGTAAATTCTTGGAGCCTCTGTTGCAGTGGCTTGAAAATCTGGCAATACGCAATAGTGTTGCCGTTGTTCCAGTCTGTGATGCCCTTGCGATTCTCGCAGAGTCCGGTGGTTCGAAAAGAACGCAAATACTCCCCGATATCTCACTTCTCGATTACAATCATTCTACAGATCCAGCTACTGACAGCTCTCTAGCTAGCGATGAACCGGACCTCAGAAGAGAGGCAGACATACCAGATGATGCGAGCATTATTCTTTATGTTGGGAATCTCGAAAAATACCAGGGCATCGATCTTCTCATAGAGGGGTTTGCTCATGTACATTTGAAACATCCAAATGCTTATCTTCTCATTATTGGAGGAACTGATAGACATATTACAGCGTACAGAGAAAAGATTCTGAGACTGGAGATTCCAAGCAAACGGGCACAACTTCTTGGCCCACGCCCCGTAGCAATGCTCTCTGCCTACCTCATGCAAGCTGACATTTTAACCTCGCCTCGAACGCTTGGAAACAATACGCCGATGAAGGTCTACTCTTATCTCCATGCAGGCATCCCGCTACTTGCAACAAAACTTCCGACTCACACCCAAGTTTTAACAGATGAGGTAGCGCAATTAGCAGAGCCAAGACCCGATGAGTTTGGTGAAGCGCTTGATACTCTGCTCACATCAAGAACTCGCAGAGATGAGATCAGTACAAATGCGCGAAAACTGGCAGAAGAGAAGTATACCTTTGAGGTCTTTGAGAGAAAGCTGAATCGACTCTACGACGGCGTTCACTCAGATATCAAGGAAGAACCAGCTACCTCTTTCCAGAGAAGAAGCTGA
- a CDS encoding 4Fe-4S dicluster domain-containing protein, which translates to MQTRLRILPNESPLRMESSPFLESMEWPPSVEEEQPRALRALSRIIDGGLCHRCGSCIGICPTKVLGLDEEEYPTVQNLSACTDCDLCVKVCPGDEFSYENEFREKFGRTPSLDETHGEFQAAMLAHASEQSLRESSTSGGLVTALLIHLLKTGKIDGAVVIESDEGHLWKGKPVIARTEDELLRATKSKYAISPTNQVFEEILRIPGRYALVGLPCQIHGFEKAAKLQEALRERIVLTIGLFCHAAIEHEAFRIIWESLGEKTSGARRFISRIGKHPGAPHLQYEDGSTYPVYFGSKKGFRPSSMEMINILYRLYTPSRCLTCFDGLSEFADIAVGDPWMAPPEDDIQFSDGWSFALIRTDRGREAVQSAERTQDISCRTLTHAEAMSCNKQMVTEKRWRAFRVIETHRRQGKSIPNYGRTTKHFPRHSGLQFIETELHMLTHIACFLPSIRGKMLRFFLGNGGYTLLWLNNKRRGLKFFIRDFVARLRRRIFGRNVSEDSVVSP; encoded by the coding sequence ATGCAAACAAGACTGAGAATTCTACCGAATGAGAGCCCTCTGCGAATGGAGAGCTCGCCCTTCCTTGAGAGTATGGAGTGGCCTCCATCTGTTGAAGAAGAGCAGCCTAGGGCTCTGAGAGCGCTTTCAAGAATCATCGACGGTGGACTTTGTCATCGATGTGGATCGTGTATTGGAATTTGCCCCACCAAAGTGCTGGGATTAGATGAAGAGGAATATCCGACCGTTCAAAATCTCTCTGCCTGTACCGATTGTGACCTTTGCGTAAAGGTGTGTCCCGGCGATGAGTTTAGCTATGAGAATGAATTTCGCGAAAAATTTGGTCGGACTCCGAGTTTGGACGAAACTCACGGTGAATTTCAGGCGGCCATGCTTGCTCATGCCAGTGAGCAATCGCTTCGTGAGTCTTCAACGAGCGGAGGGCTCGTTACGGCGCTTTTGATTCACCTGCTGAAGACAGGGAAGATTGATGGAGCTGTGGTTATTGAATCTGATGAAGGGCATCTTTGGAAAGGGAAGCCCGTAATTGCTCGGACAGAGGACGAGTTACTGCGAGCTACAAAATCGAAATATGCAATCAGTCCGACCAATCAAGTCTTCGAAGAAATACTTCGTATCCCAGGTCGCTATGCACTTGTTGGTTTGCCGTGTCAGATTCATGGGTTTGAGAAAGCAGCAAAGCTTCAAGAAGCACTCCGTGAGCGAATAGTGCTCACTATTGGATTGTTCTGTCACGCCGCGATCGAACACGAAGCTTTTCGCATCATTTGGGAGTCCCTTGGAGAAAAGACCTCTGGGGCGAGGAGATTTATCTCCCGTATAGGGAAGCATCCAGGAGCTCCACACCTTCAATACGAAGATGGAAGCACCTATCCCGTCTATTTTGGTTCGAAGAAGGGGTTTCGCCCCTCTTCGATGGAAATGATTAACATCTTGTATCGACTCTATACGCCCTCTCGATGCCTAACCTGTTTTGATGGTCTTTCAGAGTTTGCGGATATTGCCGTTGGTGATCCATGGATGGCGCCTCCTGAGGATGACATTCAATTTTCGGATGGATGGAGCTTTGCTTTGATCAGAACCGATCGAGGTAGGGAGGCTGTTCAGTCAGCAGAAAGAACACAGGACATCTCATGTCGAACGTTAACGCACGCTGAAGCCATGAGTTGTAACAAGCAAATGGTGACTGAAAAACGCTGGCGAGCTTTTAGAGTGATCGAAACTCATCGACGTCAGGGGAAGAGTATTCCAAATTATGGGAGAACGACTAAGCATTTTCCCCGACACTCTGGACTTCAGTTTATAGAGACCGAGCTTCATATGCTCACTCATATTGCCTGTTTTCTTCCCTCCATCAGAGGCAAGATGCTTCGATTTTTCCTTGGAAATGGCGGTTATACGCTTTTATGGCTGAACAATAAGCGTCGTGGTTTGAAGTTCTTCATAAGAGATTTTGTAGCTCGTTTGAGAAGAAGAATTTTCGGAAGAAACGTCTCGGAGGATAGTGTTGTATCACCATAG
- the rpmB gene encoding 50S ribosomal protein L28: MARRCDISGKQGQFGHRVSHAKNRTKHLFKPNLQSRKLFIPDASAPEGGKYVKVKVSTRVMRTIDKLGVRGALKKYGINVQDILA; the protein is encoded by the coding sequence ATGGCACGTCGATGTGATATTTCAGGAAAACAGGGACAGTTTGGACACCGAGTGAGTCACGCAAAAAACCGTACCAAGCATCTTTTCAAGCCGAATTTACAGAGCCGCAAACTGTTTATTCCAGATGCGAGTGCTCCCGAAGGTGGAAAGTACGTTAAAGTGAAAGTTTCTACTCGCGTTATGAGAACCATCGACAAGCTTGGTGTTCGTGGTGCTCTTAAGAAGTACGGCATTAACGTGCAAGACATTCTCGCTTAG
- a CDS encoding sulfite exporter TauE/SafE family protein gives MYPTTGALGDSDVYNKKGYAMFASSAVLIILGAAAGFLSGLLGIGGGVIYVPALMYFAAVPVHTAIGISLFLIVPSSAVAALRHYMGGSVDLSLVAIVLPTALIGAYLGAYASSYLSAPLLKKIFGVALILIGVNSLFGFTEKLLARQMKDAVRMSSADKLSGSVDVVRETTPSLGRGSGLVDNLPSTNTQGPEDSQELQLPIE, from the coding sequence ATGTATCCTACAACAGGGGCTCTCGGGGATTCGGACGTATACAATAAAAAGGGATATGCAATGTTTGCATCAAGTGCGGTGCTCATAATTTTGGGGGCGGCGGCCGGCTTTTTAAGTGGCCTGCTTGGTATTGGTGGTGGAGTTATCTACGTACCAGCTCTCATGTACTTTGCGGCCGTTCCCGTACATACCGCCATTGGGATTTCCCTTTTTCTGATTGTTCCAAGCTCTGCGGTGGCAGCTTTGAGGCACTATATGGGCGGGAGCGTTGATCTGAGTTTGGTGGCTATAGTTCTTCCAACGGCCTTGATAGGAGCATATTTAGGGGCTTACGCGAGTAGCTATCTTTCTGCGCCTCTTTTGAAAAAGATATTTGGTGTGGCTCTGATTCTTATAGGGGTCAACTCTCTTTTTGGCTTCACAGAAAAGTTACTCGCTCGTCAAATGAAAGATGCAGTGAGGATGTCATCAGCCGATAAACTCTCAGGTAGCGTGGATGTGGTGAGAGAGACTACACCATCGCTTGGGAGAGGTTCAGGGCTGGTAGACAATCTTCCCTCAACGAACACTCAGGGACCAGAAGACAGTCAGGAGCTTCAGCTGCCGATAGAGTAG
- a CDS encoding FAD-dependent oxidoreductase, with protein MSESQIAIVGGGIFGTAAAEALARVGYSVALYERGSLHHATSNNSHQIIHGGLRYLQQCDFRRLARSLAAKNYCLENLSEYVAPLRCALGISGRGMKRASILATAGIGYGFISTLFGFPTEWNGIASKEQLALNQFFKNCKEKKFFQWSDARILNPSELAAHLVRSFIDCGGVVHENQEVVSIQQEADEYVLQIADGRKKRANLIILCLGPWANCIELPVPLQHDVENWALAFNLVLHRNLVGENALGFESADTRQILFFSPRGVRVQDNGSINGTELHTAVGTWYIPCTEQGNEPLRVPDSHVEQALQEINRTLAPQQPLHQSDIARVECGVLPVRRFCGDVPQFFGSDRIITNAGIASVLSTKYTTFSQTAEELVEWVSRHPKVMTPKKHEGVGERGEERV; from the coding sequence ATGAGTGAGAGTCAGATTGCTATCGTAGGAGGAGGAATCTTCGGCACTGCAGCTGCTGAGGCGCTGGCTCGTGTAGGGTACTCAGTTGCACTATATGAGCGAGGCTCTCTTCACCATGCGACCTCAAATAATAGTCATCAGATAATTCATGGTGGATTACGGTATCTCCAGCAATGTGATTTTAGAAGATTAGCCCGTTCACTAGCCGCAAAAAATTATTGTCTGGAAAATCTCAGTGAGTACGTAGCTCCCTTGAGGTGTGCGCTCGGTATTTCAGGGCGTGGCATGAAGCGAGCGAGTATATTAGCGACTGCAGGTATCGGGTATGGATTTATCTCAACCCTATTCGGATTTCCTACGGAATGGAATGGAATTGCTTCCAAAGAACAGTTGGCGCTCAATCAGTTTTTCAAAAATTGTAAAGAAAAGAAGTTCTTTCAGTGGAGTGACGCTCGCATTCTTAACCCCTCCGAGCTAGCGGCGCATCTGGTCCGTAGTTTTATTGATTGCGGCGGAGTCGTTCATGAGAATCAGGAGGTAGTTTCCATTCAGCAGGAAGCTGATGAGTACGTCCTGCAGATAGCAGACGGACGCAAGAAGAGAGCGAATCTCATAATTCTTTGTCTTGGACCGTGGGCGAATTGTATTGAGCTTCCAGTGCCTCTTCAGCATGATGTAGAAAACTGGGCGCTCGCTTTTAACCTGGTGCTTCACCGCAATTTAGTGGGAGAGAATGCTCTCGGTTTTGAATCCGCGGATACTCGCCAAATCTTGTTTTTTAGTCCTCGGGGAGTAAGGGTACAGGATAATGGCAGTATAAACGGGACTGAATTACACACTGCTGTCGGCACCTGGTATATCCCCTGTACGGAGCAAGGGAATGAGCCGCTTCGTGTCCCCGATTCTCACGTAGAACAAGCTCTACAAGAGATAAATAGAACATTAGCTCCTCAGCAGCCGTTACATCAGTCAGACATAGCGCGTGTAGAATGTGGAGTTCTTCCAGTTCGCAGATTTTGTGGAGATGTGCCACAGTTTTTTGGGAGTGATCGTATAATAACGAATGCAGGAATAGCGTCTGTCCTCAGTACAAAGTATACGACATTTTCTCAAACTGCCGAGGAGCTTGTAGAATGGGTATCACGACATCCGAAAGTGATGACTCCGAAAAAGCATGAAGGTGTAGGAGAGAGAGGAGAGGAAAGAGTATGA
- a CDS encoding insulinase family protein has product MKTWMLQRAPLLQCHSLLQCHSLLRLRRWVKLKMLLGVALAALPVCLSGCIFQSSHQRAFQEFSGKLPEPVAIQYPQPEMWQIDNGLKVMFIRDDELPMVSGALFLKGGIFHAEESEYRSLDAMGEMLRFGGTKKLSAEQLDVRLRELAASISSGYSAEFGKVSFNSLSVDLDQVFALFTDVLLHPRFDEKRLEVLKTQFLESIRRSDDDPNSIASITSNYLLYRKSPFGSVSESSDVEQLNRLALLRAHRRYVRPDGAVLVITGDVSRDEVDKLVTKYLSKWTPRGSLLPEPKRNIEVAPPGIYFVEGNHTQAVIQMVQAGPERHTEDKYAISLLNSILGDGLDSRLAKKIRADLGLAYVVYGFVSPGYQEGKNTLFIQTKSESAYDALERAFDELDLIRNAAPSAEELAVVQHAAQSGFVFRFTSPGQVLERMVLLDYFNYPADYDEAYVDNIFAVSRDAVSSAANRWWNLSELRIVVVGNSEAIAEIKRNAGSSPYLSQYTMRDLAFDEIPKEKEL; this is encoded by the coding sequence ATGAAAACGTGGATGTTACAGCGTGCCCCTCTTTTGCAGTGTCATTCTCTTTTGCAGTGTCATTCTCTTTTAAGGCTAAGACGTTGGGTGAAATTGAAAATGCTCCTGGGAGTAGCCCTTGCTGCACTTCCAGTGTGTCTTTCGGGATGTATTTTTCAGAGTTCGCATCAAAGAGCCTTTCAAGAGTTTAGCGGGAAACTTCCAGAGCCAGTAGCTATTCAGTACCCACAGCCAGAGATGTGGCAGATTGATAATGGTTTGAAGGTTATGTTTATTCGAGACGATGAGTTGCCGATGGTCTCTGGAGCACTCTTTCTGAAAGGTGGAATCTTCCATGCCGAAGAATCTGAGTACCGCTCTCTTGATGCCATGGGAGAAATGCTTCGATTCGGCGGAACAAAGAAGCTTTCAGCTGAACAACTTGATGTGCGTTTACGTGAATTGGCGGCGTCCATTAGCTCTGGATACTCAGCTGAGTTTGGCAAAGTTTCATTTAACTCGCTCTCTGTCGATCTTGACCAGGTATTCGCTTTGTTTACGGATGTCTTGCTCCATCCTCGATTTGATGAAAAGCGACTGGAGGTCTTAAAAACACAGTTTCTAGAGTCTATTCGGCGTAGTGATGATGATCCGAACTCTATTGCGAGCATTACCTCAAATTACCTTCTGTATCGTAAGTCGCCATTCGGCTCGGTTAGTGAGTCGAGCGATGTTGAGCAGTTGAATCGGCTTGCACTGTTGAGGGCACATCGTCGTTATGTAAGGCCAGATGGTGCTGTTCTCGTCATAACAGGAGATGTTTCGCGGGATGAGGTAGATAAGCTCGTTACCAAATATCTTTCAAAGTGGACTCCTCGTGGGTCTCTACTTCCCGAGCCGAAACGGAATATTGAAGTCGCACCCCCCGGAATATATTTTGTTGAAGGAAATCATACTCAGGCCGTCATCCAGATGGTGCAAGCTGGTCCTGAGCGTCATACCGAGGATAAGTACGCAATTAGTCTTTTGAATAGTATTCTTGGAGATGGATTGGATTCTCGTCTTGCAAAAAAAATCAGAGCGGATCTCGGATTGGCCTACGTTGTTTATGGATTCGTATCTCCTGGCTATCAAGAGGGAAAGAACACGCTTTTCATCCAGACAAAATCAGAATCAGCCTATGATGCCTTGGAGCGAGCGTTTGATGAATTAGATTTGATACGGAATGCTGCACCTTCGGCCGAGGAATTAGCTGTGGTGCAGCATGCAGCACAAAGCGGTTTTGTCTTTCGCTTTACTTCTCCAGGGCAGGTTTTGGAACGCATGGTTCTGCTCGATTACTTCAACTATCCTGCCGACTATGATGAGGCATATGTTGATAATATTTTTGCCGTTTCTCGTGATGCAGTGAGTAGTGCGGCAAATCGATGGTGGAACTTAAGCGAGCTTAGAATTGTTGTGGTAGGGAATAGCGAGGCAATTGCCGAGATAAAAAGAAACGCTGGGTCTAGTCCGTACTTATCTCAATATACGATGAGAGACCTGGCATTTGATGAGATTCCGAAGGAGAAGGAGTTATGA
- a CDS encoding class I SAM-dependent methyltransferase: MYHHSAPAVSDTQSEAYRFVQQIFKHSPLKREKFRMLQKCLPSELSGKNLCDIGGDSGVVSFKLRQLGGEWSSLDLIDEAVESIRMMVGERVFKLEAERLPLADKSMDYILVVDMLEHVKDDKAFVSEIDRVLKDSGELIVNVPNPKNGILRWFRHQIGQTDEAHGHLRPGYTGEQLTELLAPHFDITRSYSYSRLFAQLVDTVINGGLTLLKAAKGGKKGNLVTPSTLQRAKKNSLILGLVGPLLSMAIVLDTLFPFTHGGMLIVKAKRRVKF; encoded by the coding sequence TTGTATCACCATAGTGCGCCAGCGGTCAGTGACACTCAAAGCGAGGCATATCGCTTCGTGCAGCAGATATTTAAGCACTCGCCCTTGAAACGCGAGAAGTTTCGAATGCTACAAAAATGCCTGCCATCAGAGCTCTCAGGGAAGAACCTATGTGATATTGGCGGAGATAGCGGAGTAGTAAGTTTTAAATTAAGGCAGCTGGGCGGAGAATGGTCCAGTCTAGATCTCATTGACGAAGCCGTAGAATCAATTCGCATGATGGTTGGAGAGCGAGTTTTTAAATTAGAGGCTGAGCGGCTTCCCCTCGCTGATAAAAGCATGGATTATATTCTCGTTGTAGATATGTTGGAGCATGTAAAAGATGATAAGGCCTTTGTCTCTGAGATAGACCGTGTTCTGAAAGATAGCGGAGAGTTAATCGTTAACGTTCCGAACCCCAAAAATGGTATTCTCCGTTGGTTCCGTCATCAGATTGGGCAAACGGACGAGGCTCATGGGCATCTTCGCCCAGGTTATACTGGTGAACAGCTAACAGAGCTCTTAGCACCTCACTTTGATATTACTCGATCATACAGCTACTCGCGCCTTTTTGCCCAGTTGGTTGATACCGTAATCAATGGGGGGTTGACGTTACTAAAGGCAGCCAAGGGCGGAAAGAAAGGAAACCTCGTGACCCCAAGCACCCTGCAAAGAGCCAAGAAGAACTCCCTGATTCTCGGTTTGGTAGGCCCGCTCCTTTCCATGGCTATTGTACTCGATACACTCTTTCCATTTACTCATGGTGGGATGTTAATTGTAAAAGCAAAACGACGAGTAAAATTCTAA
- a CDS encoding RsmE family RNA methyltransferase, whose amino-acid sequence MNYLFLFQAECAEEEGKYTTAVVSGERLRYVSDLHAMELGDEFPVIIESFGIAKARCERITSSEISFCLFDRTEQAPSYLPVTLLQGICRPQTLKKVLQCAAMFRIEKVIFFPSVLGEKSYRQSKMFQYRRQQAELVKGAEQVGNAYLPKVEVLNSITELWSDLSASSVRMVGEPGASSYLVRSIITATQVTNQFPEGIALAIGPEAGWDIEELESFKSADFKEVSVGHDHFRVEVALHAMLGQLLLWKEVAGSSLISE is encoded by the coding sequence ATGAACTACCTGTTTCTATTTCAAGCAGAGTGTGCCGAAGAGGAGGGCAAGTATACTACGGCAGTCGTTTCTGGTGAGCGACTCAGGTATGTCTCCGATTTGCATGCAATGGAGCTCGGAGACGAGTTTCCAGTCATCATAGAATCGTTCGGTATTGCCAAAGCACGATGTGAGCGGATAACGAGCAGCGAAATATCTTTTTGTCTTTTTGATCGGACAGAGCAAGCACCGTCTTATTTGCCAGTCACGTTATTGCAAGGGATCTGTCGCCCGCAGACATTGAAGAAGGTTCTTCAATGTGCTGCCATGTTTCGGATAGAGAAAGTAATCTTCTTCCCGAGCGTCTTAGGCGAGAAAAGTTATCGGCAGTCAAAGATGTTTCAATATCGGAGGCAACAAGCTGAGCTTGTGAAAGGCGCTGAACAGGTTGGTAATGCATATCTTCCGAAAGTTGAGGTTCTGAATAGTATTACTGAACTCTGGTCAGACCTCTCAGCGTCTTCTGTCCGCATGGTAGGTGAGCCTGGAGCCTCTTCTTATCTTGTCCGTTCCATCATCACAGCGACTCAAGTGACGAATCAGTTTCCAGAAGGAATTGCTCTCGCAATTGGTCCAGAGGCTGGGTGGGATATCGAGGAGCTAGAGAGCTTTAAGAGCGCAGACTTTAAAGAGGTCTCAGTAGGTCACGATCATTTCCGAGTCGAGGTAGCGCTTCATGCAATGCTCGGTCAGCTTCTTCTCTGGAAAGAGGTAGCTGGTTCTTCCTTGATATCTGAGTGA